DNA from Thermomicrobium roseum DSM 5159:
GGAGCGCGATGCAGCGGAGGCGATCGTCGATGCACGAGCGATCGTCGAGTTCTGTGAGCGTGCGTTTCCTCGACCGTGAAAGCGTGTTCGCTGCCCTGCGGGAAGCGGCGCGCGAGGCTGGCCGCTGTCCTGGCGTGCGGGCGATCTACCTCTTCGGCTCCTTCGCCAGCGGTATCCCGACGCCGCGCAGCGATGCTGACCTTCTCGTGGTGATCGCCGACGGGGCGGATCGAGCAGCCGCGCGGGCATGCTGCGAGGAGGTTTTCCAGCGGTTGCCGGTGCCTGTCGATCTCTTCGTCTGGAGCGAAGCAGAAGTGGCAGCGAGTGCCGCGAGCGGTCGCGGCCTGGCTGCCAATGTGCTCCCGCGAGCGATCCGGCTCGTGTGAGGTCTGCGCGGCTCAGGTGCCTGGGGCGCTTCACGGCAGTGCAAGGCGGACGACGACCGGCCGATGATCCGACGCACTGATCGGTGGAACCGAGCCGGCGAGGGGCCGCAGCTCGTCGGTGATGAACAGGTAGTCGATCCGCCGGTCGTCCGCGGAGGTCGGGTCGGTTGCCCCGACTGCGGCTGCGGCATCGATGAGGCCGGATTCACTGAGTCGGATCAGTTCGGGGCTACCGGGCTCGGCATTGAAATCGCCTCCCAGGACGAGCGGGCGCAACGGCTGGAGGAAGACGAGCAGCTCCTCGATCTGGGCCAGCCGGACGGTCACCGCTTGCCGAGGGTCGTCGAGGTGGGTGCTGGCGACCCACAGTGAGCCGGTGTGAGGCGCCAGTCGTACTGCGACGGCACCCCGCTGCAGGTTCTCGGTCACGCGGAAGCGCGTGGTCCTGATCTCCAGCGGTTGGCCGTGGCTGAGGACCGCGTTGCCCCAGAGACCATCGTCGCTGGCTGGACCCCAGGCGGCCTGCATGCCCAAGCGGCGGCTGAGCCAGGTGAGTTGGTCAGCACTGGAGGTCACCAGCCAGCCACGGCTGACTTCCTGAAGGAGGACGATGTCCGGCTGCAGGCGTTCGATCGCTTGGGCGGTGGCTTCCAGATCCCAGCGGTGCTGGCGATCGTAGCCCGACTGGATGTTGTAGGTGACGACGAGGAGATCGTTGCCGCCTGCGCGCGGCACTGGTTCCTGCACCCGCGTGGTGAGGAGTTGCCACACGAGAGCGCCGGCGAGCGGTCCGACGACCAGGAGCGTGATATGCGGCAGCAGCGCGACCGTACCCGCCGGCCAGGCCCTCGGCCACTCGAGCGCAGCGAACAGCGCGACCAGCCCGAACAGCGCGAGCACGATCGAGTGGTCGCCGGTGGCTGTGTAGTAGCGGAACAGGAGAGCGACCTGGAGCAGGTTCCCGAGAGCCAGCGCGCTCGCGATGCGCAAGACGCTCGCTGGCACGCGGAGCGGGCGGCCACCGAGCGCGACGACACCGGTGAGAACCGTCCAGGCCAGTGCCGCTGCGGCGATGCCGATGGCGGCTCTCCAACCATCATCCCAGGCGAGCCAGCATCCACCCGCACCGAGAAGCGCCGTGAGGACCCAGCCCAGCCAATGTCTGCCGGCGAGCGGAAAACTCGCGAGGCCCACGAGGAGGGCGAAGCCGAGGAGCGCGCTCGCCGCAGCGAGCGGCCAACCGGTGTGGACGATCGCGAAACCGATATTACCGGTCAAAAGA
Protein-coding regions in this window:
- a CDS encoding nucleotidyltransferase domain-containing protein, producing MSVRFLDRESVFAALREAAREAGRCPGVRAIYLFGSFASGIPTPRSDADLLVVIADGADRAAARACCEEVFQRLPVPVDLFVWSEAEVAASAASGRGLAANVLPRAIRLV
- a CDS encoding endonuclease/exonuclease/phosphatase family protein, whose protein sequence is MASDVTWWAGLAVALAVVLGLQVTRVFVSDLVFVVDQSRRLVLLGLIAIVFASPVLAPLVGRLSGGRLLPVATVLLVATRAGLQFVDWPLARLILAAVGFAAVNWMLIPLLRWRARAGLGILAGAGLDLALRTARTTIDLPWNPGLGSHLATAGLLVLLLVAVVLVVADRGPVEPRGALGFFAFGPALGLFHLLTGNIGFAIVHTGWPLAAASALLGFALLVGLASFPLAGRHWLGWVLTALLGAGGCWLAWDDGWRAAIGIAAAALAWTVLTGVVALGGRPLRVPASVLRIASALALGNLLQVALLFRYYTATGDHSIVLALFGLVALFAALEWPRAWPAGTVALLPHITLLVVGPLAGALVWQLLTTRVQEPVPRAGGNDLLVVTYNIQSGYDRQHRWDLEATAQAIERLQPDIVLLQEVSRGWLVTSSADQLTWLSRRLGMQAAWGPASDDGLWGNAVLSHGQPLEIRTTRFRVTENLQRGAVAVRLAPHTGSLWVASTHLDDPRQAVTVRLAQIEELLVFLQPLRPLVLGGDFNAEPGSPELIRLSESGLIDAAAAVGATDPTSADDRRIDYLFITDELRPLAGSVPPISASDHRPVVVRLALP